The sequence TTGAAGATACTACCCAGCAACATGAACCGGTAACCTTTAGCGCCGAACTGACCGCTAAATTTGCCGATATAGTAAGCCGTTATCCGCAGGGTAAACAAAAATCGGCGCTGCTGCCTATACTGCACCTGGTGCAGGCCGAATATGGCTGGCTGAGCGTGCCCGCTATGGACAACGTTGCTGCTTTTTTAGAGATATTACCTATTGAAGTTTACGAAGTAGCCACTTTTTATACCATGTACTTTATGCGCCCGCAAGGCAAATATGTATTAGAAGTTTGCCGTACCGGCCCTT comes from Mucilaginibacter mali and encodes:
- a CDS encoding NADH-quinone oxidoreductase subunit NuoE family protein translates to MLRVEDTTQQHEPVTFSAELTAKFADIVSRYPQGKQKSALLPILHLVQAEYGWLSVPAMDNVAAFLEILPIEVYEVATFYTMYFMRPQGKYVLEVCRTGPCEIVGAGKIMDYIENKLGVKEGEVTADGLFSWRGVECLAACGYAPVLQIGPEYTFYENLTEQSVDQLIGDLKAKAKN